tctgAAAGAACAGCGCAACTCGTATAGAAGAAAACGCTAGAgtgaagaaaaaggtaaaaaaaaaatagtacttACCATCATTCGGTTCTGGATTAAGCTCTGCACACTGGCAGAATATTGCAAAGAGAGTGTCCACTGGAAAACAAAGAAGGCACACATAAATAACTGCTAAAAACAAGCAATTGTGAAGAGTGGTGAAGACAAGAAAAAGATACATTGGGTAGGATCAGTGGGAATGAGCCTCATTTCTGTGACATTGGACAAATCTTGTTCGATTTGATTAGATTCCGAATCAGAGTGGTCATCATCAGCTTCTTCAGTATCAATCTAGAGGAACAAAGAGGGAcaatgagaaagatgaaagggggaaagtgtgaaaaataatagaattacaATATGTACCTGGGTATATAAACAAGGAAGAGGGTAAGCTTCAGGGTCTGTAGAGACAGCATGAAGAGATATGGATAAAAAATCAACAGCATACCCTTTAGTCTTGTCTACATCATTCACCCATACTACTTGCCTGTGTGTAGACCAAATTGTAAAGAATACTGAAATACTGAATAAAGCATACGACAATACGAGTTTGTGAATGAGAGGATATGAGAGTATACTTAGTAGTGATGTAGAGCGTGCCAGGGGATTCTCGAGGAAGGTTGCCTAGGACTATGTCTGTACCAGGTTGTACCCGCATCAGCTCCTCCCCATTCTCATGGTCAAGGAGAGGCACTCCACTACAGCGTATCTCTCTCAATCCTAACACCATTTCTTTTATCTGTTCTGCTTATCGATACAATATCTGATCAAAATCAACTCCAGTCAGGATGCATTCGGATAgagaattttaaagaaattaatatgCGTGGAAATGTTAGAATATAAATTCAAAGACTCGTTGGAAGCACCAGTTTCACTAGTAGTGAGTATCGTACGATTCACGATACGAATCGCTTTTGCTCCCGTGTCGTGTGCGTATAGTACAATTCGACTTCTGAATCGAATGAGTCGCTCCGAATCGCAGAATTCACGGGCAGAGATAATACTCGCCGTGGCACCTCTCACGGAGGCTACTGTTGCTGCAGCAACTCTCGCGACGGCGCCTCTCGCTGCCTCGCGATGCAATCCCTCCCAGCGATGAGGGGGAAGAAGCTGACAGATCTCGCGACAGCGACGTCTCTCTCGGGGACTACTAGCGGCGTAGATTCTCAGGGCGTCAACGTGGCTGCCGGCGGCACAACCTGACCTGCTGTGCGTTCAAGAGTAAAGACAGATAAGGTAGGGTTTTTCTGTGGGTTTTAATTGGACCTCTTTTAATTTTAGcccatttaatttaaaacatttaaagcCCATTTACTCTCTAAAATTACTATTGCACCCAAAAAATGAGAAAGTGCTAAGCACTCACACCACAACTACTCctattctattttatatat
The Vigna angularis cultivar LongXiaoDou No.4 chromosome 5, ASM1680809v1, whole genome shotgun sequence genome window above contains:
- the LOC108339600 gene encoding chloride conductance regulatory protein ICln, producing the protein MVLGLREIRCSGVPLLDHENGEELMRVQPGTDIVLGNLPRESPGTLYITTKQVVWVNDVDKTKGYAVDFLSISLHAVSTDPEAYPLPCLYTQIDTEEADDDHSDSESNQIEQDLSNVTEMRLIPTDPTQLDTLFAIFCQCAELNPEPNDDEGEEEHDWVFSADQMVDEEAEDEGYISHNPANSIGQSNGNHDLARTILELQINDRRFEDAEEMDDNGDGTHH